Proteins from a single region of Palaemon carinicauda isolate YSFRI2023 chromosome 1, ASM3689809v2, whole genome shotgun sequence:
- the LOC137643727 gene encoding uncharacterized protein translates to MMTPVEEALRSVVTTMAENMIETWTTSELYSMYLAASGTGSSKHFVSSITAHFPNKLLLLRIESCESVVGFKATLGQFIKITKRSNSSSGIDKLEMLLRMILSEVRTMNRHEDYNLSDYDRQKVIDSTSATLLRLVFSLASEGAITKPSQMLAHYIQQHICGNFLLQQPCHKAMLPYFVAAGHHNYARYQSWHVLQMDLLSQRAKQNLLAGAHVYWHSVGGTAVPTDHFREQTYIKRGKGSGGIKGLSTSAEQVAVWVNSFIVCVNLDITMEHMCNEDGEEQIGRKTRVSIKRLGREEGDWTRSIGGKLQWNRNTVKPSMTSNQVSITSAMDKWHQTEWIFRIHWPLGVSRAGTSLFC, encoded by the coding sequence ATGATGACACCTGTGGAGGAGGCACTGAGATCTGTGGTTACAACGATGGCTGAAAACATGATAGAGACGTGGACGACATCGGAACTCTACTCCATGTACCTTGCTGCCTCCGGCACTGGGTCAAGTAAACACTTTGTATCCAGCATCACAGCCCACTTTCCCAACAAACTGCTTCTACTTCGCATTGAGAGTTGTGAAAGCGTTGTTGGATTTAAAGCCACCCTCGGACAGTTTATCAAAATTACCAAGAGAAGCAATAGCAGCAGCGGCATTGACAAGCTGGAAATGCTGCTAAGGATGATTCTCAGCGAGGTCAGGACAATGAATAGGCATGAGGACTACAACCTTAGCGATTATGATCGTCAAAAGGTAATTGACAGCACAAGTGCAACTCTTCTTAGACTGGTATTTAGTCTTGCATCAGAAGGCGCCATCACCAAGCCATCTCAAATGTTGGCTCATTATATTCAGCAACACATTTGTGGTAACTTCCTTCTCCAACAACCCTGTCACAAGGCAATGCTGCCATACTTCGTCGCAGCAGGTCACCACAATTATGCTCGCTACCAGAGCTGGCATGTGCTGCAGATGGACCTCCTTTCCCAACGTGCCAAGCAGAACCTACTGGCAGGTGCGCATGTCTATTGGCATTCAGTTGGTGGGACTGCGGTACCAACAGATCACTTCAGAGAGCAAACCTATATCAAGCGAGGAAAGGGTTCTGGAGGTATAAAGGGCCTTTCAACAAGTGCTGAGCAAGTGGCTGTGTGGGTGAACAGTTTTATTGTGTGTGTCAACCTTGATATAACCATGGAACATATGTGCAATGAAGATGGGGAGGAGCAGATTGGGAGGAAAACAAGAGTAAGCATTAAGAGGCTGGGGAGGGAAGAAGGAGACTGGACGAGGTCGATTGGCGGAAAATTGCAGTGGAACAGAAATACAGTCAAACCCTCAATGACCAGCAACCAGGTCTCTATAACATCTGCAATGGACAAGTGGCATCAGACAGAGTGGATATTCAGGATACATTGGCCATTGGGGGTGAGCAGAGCAGGAACTTCACTATTTTGCTAG